In the Aromatoleum bremense genome, one interval contains:
- a CDS encoding molybdopterin-dependent oxidoreductase: protein MDFPKITRRTFLQVSAGTTAAAAAAPRLLHAMENELGGKDFSPTNAAERKAIPVNCHVCNIQDGAIAFVENDRVVKLEGNPEHVSTRGRLCAKGNSGMWYSYDPDRILYPLKRVGARGEGKWKRITWDEALTEVAGKLDAALKEDPNTIMLKWGRNRTGGTLERFMKTLGSATVLNHTSVCESSKKVGQEPTWGPDIETPDFANAKYVLNFGSNVLEASYFHNPLSQRVTEGRVDNHMKIVTFDVRLSNTAGFSDEWIPVFPATDGAVALAIGHVILREDMQDSDFINTWTNVTVDELKAHYAQYTPEWASKISGVPVQTIERIAREFAATKPATLFTYRGPAKHLYGSYNEKACMMLPIITGNVEKRGGYCLPRGMGWPQPMPQPPGPKQDSVLAHPPEYPLAAHKVSHLVPFWIAEGRQKINVAFTYQDNPVYTNPGAQAVWGKLYRDEKLIPYFISMSSHMGEETALADIILPDCPYLERWEPESMPNSLWPWLGIRQPVHKSLGESRENRVLLRDIIWKLDPDGSRGMKQFWEFKDGEDYMRHHFDNVPGLKEAGGLDFLKKHGVWPIYGTLDPKTGKVTDKTGREIQAEYGLYKKELSATDMEGAMVDAHGLITKNGKAIGIRRNGRDYVGFPTGNRLINVRVDEWAEYGFNPMPTFKRIPWHESMKDDEMILSTFKLNVHKQSRTAAVKWLAEIAHSNPAWMNPETAKKLGVRTGDLVRVESPVGYLITKAYVTEGIHPKVISIATGFGHWEYGRLATLRLKDKPAFGGTDDPDLNNVWWDDRGVHPNAIIPVVADPIGGSQGWYDTVVKVSKAGPDDKYGDIHGDWDKHYAAYKETMRYAYTGDLHRKMHPEMAAWAGPESVKPKASGGH, encoded by the coding sequence ATGGACTTCCCGAAAATCACCCGCCGTACCTTCCTGCAGGTCAGTGCCGGCACCACGGCCGCGGCAGCCGCCGCACCCCGATTGCTGCACGCAATGGAAAACGAACTGGGGGGCAAGGATTTCAGCCCGACCAACGCCGCCGAGCGCAAGGCGATCCCGGTTAACTGCCATGTCTGCAACATCCAGGACGGCGCCATCGCCTTCGTGGAAAACGATCGCGTCGTGAAGCTTGAAGGCAATCCGGAACACGTCTCGACGCGCGGCCGCCTGTGCGCCAAGGGCAACTCCGGTATGTGGTACAGCTACGACCCCGATCGCATCCTGTATCCGCTCAAGCGGGTCGGGGCACGCGGCGAGGGCAAGTGGAAGCGCATCACCTGGGACGAGGCGCTCACCGAGGTCGCCGGGAAGCTCGATGCCGCGCTGAAGGAAGACCCCAACACGATCATGCTGAAGTGGGGGCGCAACCGCACCGGCGGCACACTCGAGCGTTTCATGAAGACGCTCGGCTCGGCGACCGTGCTCAATCACACCTCGGTGTGCGAATCGTCAAAGAAAGTTGGCCAGGAGCCGACCTGGGGGCCGGACATCGAAACGCCCGACTTCGCCAACGCCAAGTACGTGCTGAACTTCGGCTCCAACGTGCTCGAGGCCTCGTATTTCCACAATCCGCTGTCGCAGCGGGTCACGGAGGGCCGCGTCGACAACCACATGAAGATCGTCACCTTCGATGTGCGCCTGTCGAACACCGCGGGTTTCTCGGACGAGTGGATCCCGGTGTTCCCGGCGACCGACGGCGCGGTGGCGCTGGCGATTGGACATGTGATCCTGCGCGAGGATATGCAGGACAGCGACTTCATCAACACCTGGACGAACGTTACGGTCGATGAGCTGAAGGCCCATTACGCCCAATACACGCCGGAGTGGGCGTCGAAGATCTCCGGCGTACCGGTGCAGACGATCGAACGCATCGCACGCGAGTTCGCCGCCACCAAACCGGCCACGCTATTCACCTACCGCGGCCCGGCCAAGCACCTGTATGGCTCTTACAACGAAAAGGCCTGCATGATGCTGCCGATCATCACCGGCAACGTGGAGAAGCGTGGCGGCTACTGTCTGCCGCGCGGCATGGGCTGGCCGCAGCCCATGCCGCAGCCGCCGGGACCGAAGCAGGATTCGGTGCTCGCGCACCCTCCCGAGTATCCGCTCGCCGCGCACAAGGTCAGCCACCTGGTGCCGTTCTGGATCGCCGAGGGGCGGCAGAAGATCAACGTCGCCTTCACCTACCAGGACAACCCGGTCTACACCAACCCGGGCGCGCAGGCGGTGTGGGGCAAGCTGTACCGCGACGAGAAGCTGATCCCGTACTTCATCTCGATGAGCTCGCACATGGGTGAGGAGACGGCGCTGGCCGACATCATCCTGCCCGACTGCCCCTACCTCGAGCGCTGGGAGCCCGAGTCGATGCCGAACTCGCTGTGGCCGTGGCTGGGCATCCGCCAGCCGGTGCACAAGTCGCTCGGCGAATCGCGCGAGAACCGTGTTCTGCTGCGCGACATCATCTGGAAGCTCGACCCGGACGGCTCTCGCGGCATGAAACAGTTCTGGGAGTTCAAGGATGGCGAGGACTACATGCGCCACCACTTCGACAACGTGCCCGGGCTGAAGGAGGCGGGCGGGCTCGACTTTCTGAAGAAGCACGGTGTGTGGCCGATCTACGGCACGCTCGACCCCAAGACCGGCAAGGTCACCGACAAGACCGGGCGTGAGATCCAGGCCGAGTACGGCCTGTACAAGAAGGAACTGTCGGCCACCGACATGGAAGGCGCGATGGTGGACGCGCACGGACTGATCACGAAGAACGGCAAGGCGATCGGCATCCGCCGGAACGGCCGCGACTACGTGGGCTTCCCCACCGGCAACCGGCTGATCAACGTGCGTGTCGATGAGTGGGCCGAGTACGGTTTCAATCCGATGCCCACCTTCAAGCGCATCCCGTGGCACGAATCCATGAAGGACGACGAGATGATCCTGTCGACCTTCAAGCTCAACGTGCACAAGCAATCCCGCACGGCGGCGGTGAAGTGGCTGGCCGAGATCGCGCACAGCAACCCGGCCTGGATGAACCCGGAGACGGCAAAGAAGCTCGGCGTGAGGACCGGCGACCTGGTGCGGGTCGAGAGCCCGGTCGGCTATCTCATCACCAAGGCCTACGTCACCGAAGGCATCCACCCGAAGGTGATCTCGATCGCGACCGGTTTCGGCCACTGGGAATATGGAAGGCTGGCGACGCTGAGGCTGAAGGACAAGCCGGCCTTCGGTGGCACCGATGATCCCGACCTCAACAACGTATGGTGGGACGACCGCGGCGTGCATCCGAATGCGATCATCCCGGTGGTCGCGGATCCGATCGGCGGCTCGCAGGGCTGGTACGACACCGTGGTGAAGGTCAGCAAGGCAGGACCGGACGACAAGTACGGCGACATCCATGGCGACTGGGACAAGCATTACGCGGCCTACAAGGAAACCATGCGCTACGCGTACACCGGGGACCTGCATCGCAAGATGCACCCCGAGATGGCGGCCTGGGCGGGGCCGGAAAGCGTGAAGCCCAAGGCGTCCGGCGGACACTGA
- the nrfD gene encoding NrfD/PsrC family molybdoenzyme membrane anchor subunit, producing the protein MGDYVWFHDVSWHATYAIYFFVIGIVAGLTFLSFLSWHNEALKPIRASSAWGALVLLAIGGLLLIADLSQPLRFLNILNPFYLNFGSPLAWGALNIVSFGIALVVYLFMLRKGNGGGGRWMAGIAALLALGLPIYTGFDLTVHQSRPVWNTPIIPVLFVAMAIASGSAVASLLAGGNAATQATLRQYLLWSTGAVGVMLVSILGTTHHGGSAQELTYLILTTGTMGLIFVGIGIVAGTAAPIVLLLAPFGRQQFGVVLAGLLVLAGGAALRYALLMGPQQLQTLY; encoded by the coding sequence ATGGGTGACTACGTCTGGTTCCACGATGTGTCGTGGCATGCGACCTACGCGATCTACTTCTTCGTCATCGGCATCGTTGCCGGCCTGACCTTCCTGTCCTTCCTGTCGTGGCACAACGAGGCGCTGAAGCCGATCCGGGCGAGTTCGGCCTGGGGGGCGCTCGTGCTGCTGGCGATCGGCGGCTTGCTGCTGATCGCGGATCTGTCCCAGCCCCTGCGCTTTCTCAATATCCTCAATCCTTTCTATCTCAACTTCGGCTCGCCGCTGGCCTGGGGGGCGCTGAACATCGTCAGCTTCGGCATCGCGCTGGTGGTCTATTTGTTCATGCTGCGCAAGGGCAACGGCGGGGGCGGCAGGTGGATGGCGGGGATTGCAGCGCTGCTGGCGCTCGGCCTGCCGATCTACACCGGCTTCGACCTCACCGTACATCAGTCGCGGCCGGTGTGGAACACGCCGATCATCCCGGTGTTGTTCGTTGCGATGGCAATCGCATCGGGCTCCGCGGTGGCGTCCCTGCTCGCCGGCGGCAACGCCGCGACCCAGGCCACGCTGCGCCAATACCTGCTGTGGTCGACCGGCGCGGTCGGCGTGATGCTGGTATCCATCCTCGGTACGACCCACCACGGTGGCTCGGCGCAGGAGCTGACTTACCTGATCCTCACGACTGGCACGATGGGGCTGATCTTCGTCGGGATCGGCATCGTTGCCGGCACGGCGGCGCCGATCGTGCTGCTGCTCGCGCCTTTCGGCCGCCAGCAGTTCGGTGTGGTGCTGGCCGGCCTGCTTGTGCTCGCGGGCGGAGCGGCGCTGCGTTACGCGCTGCTGATGGGCCCCCAACAGTTGCAGACCCTGTACTGA
- a CDS encoding 4Fe-4S dicluster domain-containing protein: MSEELRVSPIETREAPGKRRFAMVVDTRRCIGCMACQVACKAEYDTPLGVNRTWVPYKVVGKYPNVKKQFLPRLCNHCDDPPCVRNCPVEATYKVEDGGFVLQRYERCIGCRSCMAACPYNARFMLPSHRTYTPITNVVDKCTFCFHRVTQNLVPACVQTCIGRSRIFGDLNDPNSEVSYLVATNATQVLRPEEGTKPHVFYIGADRNATEFPRDAYRKPEVMEQERSAFKRHFNI; this comes from the coding sequence ATGAGTGAAGAACTCAGGGTCTCGCCCATCGAGACCAGGGAGGCGCCGGGCAAGCGTCGATTTGCGATGGTGGTCGACACCCGTCGTTGCATCGGCTGCATGGCCTGTCAGGTGGCGTGCAAGGCGGAGTACGACACGCCGCTCGGAGTCAATCGCACCTGGGTACCGTACAAGGTCGTCGGCAAGTATCCCAACGTAAAAAAGCAGTTCCTGCCGCGACTGTGCAACCACTGCGACGATCCCCCGTGCGTGCGCAACTGCCCCGTCGAAGCCACCTACAAGGTCGAGGATGGGGGCTTCGTGCTGCAGCGCTATGAGCGCTGCATCGGCTGCCGCAGCTGCATGGCCGCCTGTCCGTACAACGCCCGCTTCATGCTGCCTTCGCACCGCACCTACACGCCGATCACGAATGTCGTCGACAAGTGCACCTTCTGCTTCCACCGCGTCACCCAGAACCTGGTGCCGGCTTGCGTGCAGACCTGCATCGGGCGCTCGCGCATCTTCGGCGACCTCAACGATCCGAACAGCGAGGTTTCCTATCTGGTGGCGACCAACGCCACGCAGGTGCTGCGACCGGAGGAAGGCACGAAGCCCCATGTGTTCTACATCGGCGCCGATCGCAACGCGACCGAGTTCCCGCGCGACGCCTACCGCAAACCCGAGGTGATGGAGCAGGAGCGTTCCGCGTTCAAGCGCCACTTCAACATCTGA
- a CDS encoding PhnD/SsuA/transferrin family substrate-binding protein, whose protein sequence is MDRDVALLEACGRRAFLRGVGALAALTVLPAHGADIPVRIGLTPVFLDDQMSFLSQWRRWLEVKLGSTVVFVQRGSYREVMDLLRAGKLDFAWVCGYPYVRHRQELKLVAVPLWRGGPYYQSYLIVPAEDTRTTTLAGLRGKVFAYSDPDSNSGYLYPRYLLTTQGENPDNFFSRSFFTWAHRKVVEAVGIALAEGGAVDGYVWETLAELHPDLTRTTRVIERSPPLGYPPFVARSDIPTVELARFRAVLLGMTADPEGMDLLQRLRLDGFIPGEPELFDEIARMAARVKNP, encoded by the coding sequence ATGGACAGGGACGTTGCCCTTCTTGAAGCCTGCGGCCGGCGCGCATTCCTGCGCGGCGTCGGTGCTTTGGCAGCGCTGACGGTGCTGCCCGCCCATGGCGCAGACATCCCAGTGCGCATCGGCCTGACACCGGTCTTTCTCGACGACCAGATGAGTTTCCTGAGCCAGTGGAGACGCTGGCTGGAGGTGAAGCTCGGGAGCACCGTCGTGTTTGTCCAGCGCGGCAGCTATCGCGAAGTCATGGACCTGCTTCGCGCCGGCAAGCTCGATTTTGCCTGGGTGTGCGGTTATCCCTACGTGCGCCACCGCCAGGAACTGAAGCTGGTGGCTGTGCCGCTGTGGCGGGGCGGGCCCTACTACCAGTCCTACCTCATCGTGCCAGCCGAGGACACCCGAACCACGACGCTCGCCGGGCTGCGCGGCAAGGTATTCGCCTACTCCGACCCCGATTCCAATTCCGGCTATCTCTACCCGCGCTACCTGCTCACCACGCAAGGCGAGAATCCCGACAATTTCTTCTCGCGCAGTTTCTTCACCTGGGCGCACCGCAAGGTGGTCGAGGCGGTCGGCATTGCGCTGGCCGAAGGCGGGGCAGTCGACGGCTATGTCTGGGAGACGCTCGCCGAATTGCACCCGGACCTTACCCGGACCACGCGTGTGATCGAGCGCTCGCCGCCGCTCGGTTACCCGCCTTTCGTCGCCCGGTCGGACATTCCGACGGTCGAACTGGCGCGCTTTCGTGCCGTCTTGCTGGGCATGACGGCCGATCCCGAGGGCATGGATCTGCTCCAGCGCCTGCGCCTCGACGGCTTCATCCCGGGGGAACCGGAGCTGTTCGACGAGATTGCACGCATGGCCGCGCGCGTGAAAAATCCATGA
- a CDS encoding sensor histidine kinase, which produces MRTLADLSLRWKIPLRVVAAVLGTALAVTVALVARDYDIVRQNLEGHARSMGRVLAHTLVMPVLHDDIWRAYEILQSAHEPNPAAPELQALVVLVTDADYRVFVSTRPRAFPIGTSAAAPGGAYGLLRAELSRGSPTDQRILESTDSLLFFIMTPLIADGVALGHVILAYAKPALLPRFLGQVGRAAWVTLVVLLILLPVSWVWARRTAQPLLRLAGAMKQIPLELEAARLADLPRSGDEIGQLGEAFRRMVAEMQVKQEMERQMLSSERLAAVGRLTAGIAHEINNPLTGMLTAINTFQRHGADPQRAERTLSLLQRGLTQIRNTVSALLVEAKVEDRFFAPEDIDDLLILVEAEAHAQAVRIVVDGRIAEPVPLPATLLRQIVLNLLLNAVAAAGEGGTVRLNAYTSPQGLTLAVFNDGAHIEQQDMAYLFEPFATGRETGHGLGLWIVYQITRQLNGEIAVESEPDATTFTIEIPYGKS; this is translated from the coding sequence ATGAGGACGCTCGCCGACCTGTCACTGCGCTGGAAGATTCCGCTGCGCGTCGTGGCGGCAGTCCTGGGCACGGCGCTCGCGGTCACGGTCGCACTGGTCGCCCGCGACTATGACATCGTGCGCCAGAATCTCGAAGGCCACGCACGCAGCATGGGACGGGTGCTGGCGCATACGCTCGTCATGCCGGTGCTGCACGACGACATCTGGCGTGCCTACGAGATCCTGCAGTCGGCTCATGAGCCCAACCCCGCCGCACCGGAACTGCAGGCGCTGGTCGTGCTGGTGACGGACGCGGATTATCGCGTCTTCGTGTCGACCCGGCCGCGCGCGTTCCCCATCGGCACCAGCGCCGCCGCGCCGGGTGGTGCCTACGGCTTGTTGCGCGCCGAACTCTCGCGCGGCAGTCCGACCGATCAGCGCATCCTCGAGTCTACCGACAGCCTGCTGTTCTTCATCATGACGCCGCTGATCGCGGACGGCGTCGCACTCGGCCACGTCATTCTCGCCTACGCCAAGCCGGCGCTGCTTCCCCGTTTCCTCGGCCAGGTCGGACGGGCAGCCTGGGTCACCCTGGTGGTGCTTCTCATCCTCCTCCCGGTGTCCTGGGTGTGGGCCCGCCGCACCGCGCAGCCCCTGCTGCGCCTGGCGGGAGCGATGAAGCAGATCCCGCTCGAGCTCGAGGCGGCCCGGCTCGCGGACCTTCCGCGCAGCGGCGACGAGATCGGCCAGCTCGGTGAAGCCTTTCGCCGCATGGTGGCGGAGATGCAGGTCAAGCAGGAGATGGAACGGCAGATGCTCAGCTCGGAGCGGCTCGCCGCAGTTGGCCGCCTCACCGCAGGCATCGCGCACGAGATCAACAATCCCCTCACCGGCATGCTCACGGCGATCAACACTTTCCAGCGCCATGGGGCGGATCCGCAGCGCGCCGAGCGTACGCTGTCGCTGCTGCAGCGCGGACTGACCCAGATCCGCAACACCGTCAGCGCGCTGCTGGTGGAAGCGAAAGTCGAAGACCGCTTCTTCGCCCCCGAGGACATCGACGACCTGTTGATTCTGGTCGAAGCCGAAGCCCATGCGCAGGCCGTGCGCATCGTCGTCGACGGGCGCATTGCCGAACCCGTTCCACTCCCGGCGACCCTGCTGCGGCAGATCGTGCTCAATCTGCTGCTCAATGCGGTCGCGGCGGCGGGTGAAGGCGGCACGGTGCGCCTCAACGCATACACTTCGCCACAGGGGCTGACGCTCGCCGTCTTCAACGACGGCGCGCATATCGAGCAGCAGGACATGGCCTACCTGTTCGAGCCCTTCGCGACCGGACGGGAGACGGGACACGGCCTGGGTCTGTGGATCGTGTATCAGATCACCCGACAGCTCAACGGCGAGATAGCGGTTGAAAGCGAACCCGACGCCACGACCTTCACCATCGAGATTCCCTATGGCAAATCCTAG
- a CDS encoding sigma-54-dependent transcriptional regulator yields the protein MANPSETRSRLCLIEDDEIIGESLTDRFRLEGFDVDWCHTGADARAALAAHRHAVVVSDIRLPDCNGGDLFLDLLASAPMLPPFLFMTAFGSIDRAVELIKAGAADYITKPFDPDALIVKVRALADGYGARQPLASAEVLGVSPAMRRIAESLPRLARHADSLLITGESGVGKEHVARLFHRYAAGPQAPFVAVNCAAIPDTLLEAELFGYEKGAFTGATKARRGYFEQAGGGTVFLDEIGDMPLSMQAKLLRVLQEHRLQRLGGESPIAVDFHLVCATHCDLRAMVDEGRFRDDLYYRIHVIHLRIAPLRERREDIPWFVHHFVDAFNRAHPEEKRRIDPRTEEALTRYAWPGNVRELKHAVERACILSPGPLLGADAFFGEGLDAGADQPPPSRPLADYLMDCERDYLRMVLEQHGGHMTHTAEALGITRKTLWEKLRRLGLQAHEDL from the coding sequence ATGGCAAATCCTAGCGAGACGCGGTCGAGGCTCTGTCTGATCGAGGACGACGAGATCATCGGCGAATCCCTCACCGACCGCTTTCGGCTCGAAGGTTTCGATGTCGATTGGTGCCATACCGGCGCCGACGCCAGGGCTGCGCTTGCCGCGCACCGCCACGCGGTGGTCGTCAGCGATATCCGGCTGCCCGACTGCAACGGTGGCGACCTGTTTCTCGATTTGCTCGCATCGGCGCCAATGCTGCCACCCTTCCTGTTCATGACCGCCTTCGGCAGCATCGATCGTGCAGTCGAACTGATCAAGGCCGGCGCCGCAGACTACATCACCAAGCCCTTCGACCCGGATGCGCTGATCGTCAAGGTGCGTGCGCTGGCCGATGGCTACGGTGCGCGACAGCCCTTGGCGAGTGCAGAGGTCCTGGGCGTGTCACCCGCGATGCGGCGGATCGCCGAATCGCTGCCCCGCCTCGCCCGCCATGCCGACAGTCTGCTCATCACCGGCGAGTCGGGCGTCGGCAAGGAACACGTGGCGCGTCTGTTCCACCGCTACGCTGCCGGTCCGCAGGCACCGTTCGTCGCAGTCAATTGCGCCGCAATACCGGACACCCTCCTCGAGGCGGAACTGTTCGGCTACGAGAAGGGGGCATTCACCGGTGCGACCAAGGCGAGGCGCGGCTATTTCGAACAGGCGGGCGGAGGCACCGTGTTTCTCGACGAAATCGGCGACATGCCCCTCTCGATGCAGGCCAAGCTGTTGCGCGTACTGCAGGAACACAGGCTGCAGCGCTTGGGCGGCGAATCACCCATCGCCGTCGACTTCCACCTGGTCTGTGCGACGCATTGCGATCTCAGGGCAATGGTCGACGAAGGCCGCTTTCGCGACGATCTCTACTATCGCATCCATGTAATTCATCTGCGCATTGCGCCGCTGCGCGAGCGCCGGGAGGACATTCCCTGGTTCGTGCATCACTTCGTGGACGCGTTCAATCGCGCCCACCCCGAGGAAAAGCGGCGCATCGACCCGCGCACCGAGGAAGCACTCACCCGCTACGCCTGGCCGGGAAACGTCCGCGAACTGAAGCATGCGGTCGAGCGCGCCTGCATCCTGTCTCCTGGCCCGCTCCTCGGCGCCGATGCGTTCTTCGGCGAGGGGCTGGACGCCGGCGCGGACCAGCCCCCGCCTTCACGCCCGCTGGCCGACTACCTGATGGATTGCGAACGCGATTACCTGCGCATGGTCCTCGAGCAGCATGGCGGTCACATGACCCACACCGCCGAGGCGCTTGGCATCACGCGCAAGACGTTGTGGGAAAAGCTGCGCCGCCTTGGGCTGCAGGCGCACGAAGACCTCTGA
- a CDS encoding cation-translocating P-type ATPase: MDIWRGQVEVVLRGLDSAPAGLSAAEAARRLAMFGENRVEAFGRESAAWAFGREFVHFFALILWFAAVLAVVADRFDPGQGMAELAVAIVAVILLNGSFSFWQSYRAERAITALRAMLPQRVNVWRGGELTDALAATLVPGDVILLEAGDSVPADCRLIDAIGVRVNAATLTGESRPVSRVAESVAAASAAEAHNLVLAGTSMVAGHGRAVVFATGMRTEFGHIAHLTQRTAERPSPLTLEIKRMSRLVAVAATALGVLFFFVGRALGVPFWDSALFAIGIIVANVPEGLLPTVTLSLAMATQRMARRNALVRHLPAVETLGATTVICTDKTGTLTENRMRVVTLAAGGTACEPAAVSGCAAAPAMTALLAVAVDCHSLRPAPDRQAGWTGDPMEIALVECAARAGIAGSATRLAELPFEAGRNCMSVVCVRPDGSHLYCKGAPEAVLPACTGQRTADGGVAPLAEAEIGAALEVMAQRGLRVLALASRTLAEGEVVTDESAERELILEGLAGLEDPPRADVGEAIARCREAGIRVIMVTGDHPATALAVAREIGLTDATPRILRGEDIARMNAAQLQLAVEARQLICARVSAEHKLRVVQALQAQGEVVAVTGDGVNDAPALRAADIGIAMGRSGTDVAKEAADMVLLDDHFATIVSAVEEGRAVFDNLRKFLTYILSSNIPEIVPYLAFALFRVPLPLTVIQILAVDLGTDMLPALALGVEPPHAETMKRPPRPRSARLLDGPLVARAYLFLGVMEAAAALAVFFGLLLATGWHWGEVLDRLDPLYREATTACLATIVVMQVANLFLCRDARRPAWPPGLRANPLLLWGLVFELALILAVVYLPLGNRLFGTEPLGAQVWLAMLPLALAMAGLEEGRKAWARRRARRAFR, translated from the coding sequence ATGGACATCTGGCGTGGGCAAGTGGAGGTGGTGCTGCGGGGGCTCGACAGCGCCCCCGCCGGACTGAGCGCCGCCGAAGCCGCGCGGCGGCTGGCGATGTTCGGCGAGAACCGCGTCGAAGCCTTTGGCCGCGAGTCGGCGGCATGGGCTTTCGGGCGCGAGTTCGTCCATTTCTTCGCCCTCATCCTGTGGTTCGCCGCCGTCCTGGCGGTAGTGGCAGACCGGTTCGATCCCGGACAGGGCATGGCGGAGCTGGCCGTGGCCATCGTCGCCGTGATCCTCCTCAACGGCAGCTTCTCGTTCTGGCAGAGCTATCGCGCCGAACGGGCCATCACGGCGCTGCGCGCCATGCTGCCGCAGCGCGTCAATGTGTGGCGCGGCGGTGAGTTGACGGACGCGCTGGCCGCCACCCTGGTGCCGGGCGACGTGATCCTGCTCGAAGCGGGCGACAGCGTCCCCGCCGATTGCCGCCTCATCGACGCCATCGGGGTGCGCGTCAATGCCGCGACCCTGACCGGGGAATCCCGCCCGGTGAGCCGGGTCGCCGAGTCGGTGGCGGCGGCGAGCGCCGCGGAGGCGCACAACCTGGTGCTTGCCGGCACCTCCATGGTCGCCGGCCACGGACGCGCGGTGGTGTTCGCCACCGGCATGCGCACCGAATTCGGCCACATCGCCCATCTCACCCAGCGCACCGCCGAGCGGCCTTCGCCGCTCACCCTGGAGATCAAGCGCATGTCGCGGCTCGTCGCCGTCGCGGCGACGGCGCTTGGCGTGCTCTTCTTCTTCGTCGGCCGCGCGCTCGGCGTGCCGTTCTGGGACAGCGCGCTGTTCGCCATCGGCATCATCGTCGCCAACGTCCCCGAAGGGCTGCTCCCGACCGTGACCCTGTCCCTCGCCATGGCGACCCAGCGCATGGCGCGGCGCAATGCCCTGGTGCGGCATCTTCCCGCCGTCGAGACCCTCGGCGCCACGACGGTGATCTGCACGGACAAGACCGGCACGCTCACCGAAAACCGCATGCGCGTGGTCACCCTGGCGGCGGGCGGGACGGCATGCGAGCCTGCCGCCGTGTCGGGCTGCGCCGCCGCGCCGGCCATGACTGCGCTCCTGGCCGTGGCTGTCGATTGCCACAGCCTGCGGCCGGCGCCGGACAGGCAGGCCGGGTGGACGGGCGATCCGATGGAGATCGCCTTGGTCGAATGCGCCGCCCGCGCTGGGATCGCGGGCTCGGCGACCCGGCTCGCGGAGCTGCCCTTCGAGGCTGGCCGCAACTGCATGTCGGTCGTCTGCGTCCGGCCTGACGGTTCGCACCTCTATTGCAAGGGCGCGCCCGAGGCGGTGCTGCCCGCATGCACCGGCCAGCGAACGGCCGATGGCGGCGTGGCGCCGCTCGCCGAGGCCGAAATCGGTGCGGCGCTGGAGGTGATGGCGCAGCGCGGCCTGCGCGTGCTCGCGCTGGCCAGCCGCACGCTGGCCGAGGGCGAAGTGGTGACGGACGAAAGCGCCGAGCGCGAGCTCATCCTCGAAGGCCTCGCCGGCCTGGAGGATCCGCCCCGTGCCGACGTCGGTGAGGCCATCGCACGCTGCCGCGAGGCGGGTATCCGCGTAATCATGGTTACCGGCGACCACCCGGCCACCGCGCTCGCGGTCGCCCGCGAGATCGGCCTCACCGACGCCACCCCCCGCATCCTGCGTGGCGAGGACATCGCGCGGATGAACGCCGCCCAGCTGCAACTGGCAGTGGAAGCGCGACAGCTCATCTGCGCGCGGGTCAGCGCGGAGCACAAGCTGCGCGTCGTGCAGGCGCTGCAGGCGCAGGGGGAAGTGGTGGCGGTCACGGGCGACGGCGTGAACGACGCACCGGCCTTGCGTGCTGCCGACATCGGCATCGCCATGGGCAGGAGCGGCACCGACGTGGCCAAGGAGGCCGCCGACATGGTGCTCCTTGACGACCACTTCGCCACCATCGTCAGCGCGGTGGAGGAGGGGCGCGCGGTGTTCGACAACCTGCGTAAGTTCCTCACCTACATCCTCAGCTCGAACATCCCGGAGATCGTGCCCTATCTCGCCTTCGCGCTGTTCCGGGTGCCGCTGCCGCTCACCGTCATCCAGATCCTCGCCGTCGACCTCGGCACCGACATGCTGCCGGCGCTCGCCCTCGGCGTCGAGCCGCCTCATGCGGAGACTATGAAGCGGCCCCCGCGGCCGCGCTCGGCGCGCCTGCTCGACGGGCCGCTCGTCGCCCGCGCCTACCTTTTCCTCGGCGTGATGGAGGCCGCCGCCGCCTTGGCCGTGTTTTTCGGCCTGCTGCTGGCGACCGGATGGCATTGGGGCGAGGTGCTCGACCGCCTCGATCCGCTCTACCGCGAAGCGACCACCGCCTGCCTGGCCACCATCGTGGTCATGCAAGTGGCCAATCTCTTTTTGTGCCGTGATGCGCGGCGTCCGGCCTGGCCGCCGGGGCTGCGCGCCAACCCTCTCCTGCTGTGGGGGCTGGTCTTCGAGCTGGCGCTGATCCTGGCTGTCGTCTACCTCCCCCTCGGCAATCGCCTGTTCGGCACCGAACCGCTCGGGGCGCAGGTGTGGCTGGCGATGCTGCCCCTGGCGCTGGCGATGGCGGGACTGGAGGAGGGGCGCAAGGCCTGGGCGCGGCGGCGGGCGCGCCGAGCGTTCCGGTGA